One part of the Vitis riparia cultivar Riparia Gloire de Montpellier isolate 1030 chromosome 6, EGFV_Vit.rip_1.0, whole genome shotgun sequence genome encodes these proteins:
- the LOC117916601 gene encoding heat stress transcription factor B-4b-like has protein sequence MAFTVDKCEEMVFSVESQKAVPAPFLTKTYQLVDDPHTDHIVSWGEDETTFVVWRPPEFARDLLPNYFKHNNFSSFVRQLNTYGFKKIVADRWEFANEYFRKGGKHMLSEIHRRKTPHHHHQPYHDHHQPPQFLQPELENSVWIDSPLPSPTASSDVLTALTQDNHRLRRKNFMLLSELVHMKTLYNDIIFFIQNHVKPVAPYDQRPKSNAAPKLIELDSSLQSPNVSGMQTPKHRYSAGTCSISTLTDDQQTNNGSFKLFGVPLSGKKRLHPEKFDPEELQCPY, from the exons ATGGCTTTCACAGTGGACAAGTGTGAAGAAATGGTGTTCTCTGTGGAATCACAAAAGGCAGTTCCAGCACCATTCCTCACAAAGACATACCAGCTAGTTGATGATCCTCACACAGACCACATCGTGTCCTGGGGTGAAGATGAAACCACCTTTGTTGTTTGGAGACCCCCTGAGTTTGCCAGGGATCTCCTCCCCAACTACTTCAAGCACAACAACTTCTCCAGCTTTGTTAGGCAGCTCAATACCTAT GGTTTCAAGAAGATAGTTGCAGATAGATGGGAGTTTGCAAATGAGTACTTCAGAAAAGGAGGGAAGCACATGTTGTCTGAAATCCACAGAAGAAAAACCCCTCATCACCATCACCAACCCTACCATGACCATCACCAACCACCCCAATTTCTCCAACCAGAGCTTGAAAACAGTGTCTGGATTGATTCCCCATTACCATCCCCCACAGCAAGTTCTGATGTTCTAACAGCTCTCACCCAAGATAACCACCGTCTGAGGAGAAAAAACTTCATGCTTTTATCCGAACTAGTTCACATGAAGACTCTATACAATGACATTATCTTCTTCATCCAAAACCATGTAAAACCAGTAGCACCATATGACCAAAGACCCAAATCAAATGCAGCTCCTAAGCTCATAGAATTGGATTCCTCACTTCAGTCTCCAAATGTTTCAGGCATGCAAACCCCGAAACATCGCTATTCGGCCGGTACCTGCTCCATCAGTACTTTAACTGATGATCAGCAAACCAACAATGGCTCCTTCAAGCTCTTTGGGGTTCCACTAAGTGGCAAGAAGAGATTGCACCCGGAAAAGTTTGATCCTGAAGAACTGCAATGTCCTTACTGA
- the LOC117915898 gene encoding deoxyuridine 5'-triphosphate nucleotidohydrolase-like, translated as MSPCTMAGILGAITAMTPSHAGVVIYRPDLSSFKTFDCQIFCNYLSRNLSLNRLLRMAQHDPQCKSPEIKEPAPKIQKLHQNGVSQVSQCPLSLLRVKKLSEKAVLPSRASPLSAGYDLSSATETKVPARGKALVPTDLSIGIPEGTYARIAPRSGLAWKHSIDVGAGVIDADYRGSVGVILFNHSDVDFEVKLGDRIAQLIIEKIITPEVMEVEDLDSTERGVGGFGSTGV; from the exons ATGAGCCCATGTACTATGGCGGGAATTCTTGGCGCCATTACGGCGATGACCCCATCCCACGCCGGTGTTGTTATATATAGACCGGATCTCTCCTCTTTCAAAACCTTCGATTGTCAAATTTTCTGTAACTACCTATCTCGTAACCTTTCTCTCAATCGATTGCTAAGAATGGCCCAGCACGATCCACAGTGTAAAAGCCCTGAGATCAAAGAGCCGGCACCGAAGATTCAGAAGCTTCACCAAAATGGCGTCTCTCAAGTCTCCCAATGCCCCCTCTCTCTTCTGAGAGTGAAGAAGCTTTCAGAAAAGGCTGTTTTGCCTTCAAGGGCTTCTCCTCTCTCCGCTGGTTACGATCTCTCCAG TGCAACGGAGACCAAGGTACCGGCAAGAGGAAAAGCTCTGGTTCCAACAGATTTAAGCATTGGAATACCGGAAGGAACATATGCCCGCATTG CTCCGCGGTCGGGTCTAGCATGGAAACACTCCATTGATGTTGGGGCCGGTGTGATTGATGCTGACTACAGAGGATCTGTTGGGGTCATCTTATTCAATCACTCCGATGTTGATTTTGAAGTGAAACTAGGCGATAGAATTGCTCAACTGATAATCGAGAAGATTATAACTCCTGAAGTTATGGAGGTCGAGGACTTGGATTCTACAGAGAGGGGTGTGGGAGGGTTCGGATCTACCGGTGTCTGA